Proteins encoded together in one Streptomyces sp. NBC_01216 window:
- a CDS encoding acyl-CoA carboxylase subunit epsilon, translating to MTTPANLLRVEKGHADPEELAAITAVLLARAASQPAETSAHARSTAGWRRLERQSGFRPSHSWQG from the coding sequence GTGACCACGCCTGCCAACCTTCTCCGTGTCGAGAAGGGCCACGCCGACCCCGAGGAGCTCGCCGCGATCACCGCGGTGCTGCTCGCCCGCGCTGCCTCCCAGCCCGCCGAGACGTCCGCCCACGCGCGGTCCACGGCCGGCTGGCGCCGCCTGGAGCGCCAGTCGGGCTTCCGCCCCTCCCACTCCTGGCAGGGCTGA
- a CDS encoding agmatine deiminase family protein: MTFRMPPEWAPHERTWMAWPGPNPTFTDEEELARARAAWAAVARAVRRFEPVTMVVGPGGTDSARALLGPDVDLVERELDDAWMRDIGPTFVTDGSGLAAVDWVFNGWGGQDWARWEHDSKIARHVADLAGVPVHASTLVNEGGAVHVDGEGTVLLTDTVQLGPGRNPEWTREEVEAEIHARLGTTKAIWLPHGLAGDYGLYGTQGHVDIVAAFAGPGVVVVHSQRNPAHPDHERSRAYVELLRRQTDAKGRALEVVEVPAPTVLRDEEGDWVDYSYINHYLCNGGVVLCGFDDPNDEIAAGVFRRLFPERTVTLVDARAIFAGGGGIHCITQQQPRP, translated from the coding sequence ATGACGTTCCGCATGCCGCCCGAGTGGGCCCCCCACGAGCGCACCTGGATGGCCTGGCCCGGCCCCAACCCGACCTTCACCGACGAGGAGGAACTGGCGCGGGCGCGTGCCGCGTGGGCAGCGGTGGCCCGCGCCGTGCGGCGCTTCGAGCCGGTGACGATGGTCGTCGGGCCCGGCGGAACGGACTCCGCGCGTGCCCTGCTCGGGCCGGACGTCGACCTCGTGGAACGCGAACTCGACGACGCCTGGATGCGGGACATCGGCCCCACGTTCGTCACCGACGGCTCCGGACTCGCCGCCGTCGACTGGGTGTTCAACGGCTGGGGCGGCCAGGACTGGGCCCGCTGGGAGCACGACTCCAAGATCGCCCGTCACGTCGCCGACCTCGCCGGTGTCCCGGTCCACGCCAGCACCCTCGTGAACGAGGGCGGTGCCGTCCACGTCGACGGCGAGGGCACGGTCCTGCTCACCGACACCGTCCAGCTCGGCCCCGGCCGCAATCCCGAGTGGACCCGCGAGGAGGTCGAGGCCGAGATCCACGCCCGGCTCGGCACCACCAAGGCCATCTGGCTCCCGCACGGCCTGGCGGGCGACTACGGCCTGTACGGCACCCAGGGCCACGTGGACATCGTCGCCGCCTTCGCCGGGCCGGGAGTGGTGGTCGTCCACAGCCAGCGGAACCCGGCCCACCCCGACCACGAGCGCTCCCGCGCGTACGTCGAACTCCTGCGCCGCCAGACGGACGCCAAGGGCCGCGCCCTGGAGGTCGTGGAGGTCCCCGCCCCCACCGTCCTCAGGGACGAGGAGGGTGACTGGGTCGACTACTCGTACATCAACCATTACCTCTGCAACGGGGGCGTGGTGCTCTGTGGATTCGACGACCCGAACGACGAGATCGCGGCGGGCGTCTTCCGACGGCTCTTCCCCGAGCGGACCGTGACCCTGGTGGACGCGCGCGCGATCTTCGCGGGCGGCGGCGGCATCCACTGCATCACGCAGCAGCAGCCCAGGCCCTGA
- the cimA gene encoding citramalate synthase, whose amino-acid sequence MTTETDASPRPDDSFHVFDTTLRDGAQREGINLTVADKLTIARHLDEFGVGFIEGGWPGANPRDTEFFARARQEIDFRHARLVAFGATRRAGGRAADDPQVKALLDSGAPVITLVAKAHDRHVELALRTTLDENLEMVRDTVAHLRSQGRRVFVDCEHFFDGYKADPVYAKAVVSAAHEAGAEVVILCDTNGGMLPAQIQAVVATVLADTGARLGIHAQDDTGCAVANTLAAVDAGATHVQCTANGYGERVGNANLFPVVAALELKYGKSVLPPGALAEMTRISHAIAEVVNLTPSTHQPYVGVSAFAHKAGLHASAIKVDPDLYQHIDPELVGNTMRMLVSDMAGRASIELKGKELGVDLGGDRELVGRVVARVKERELRGYTYEAADASFELLLREEAEGRARRYFRTESWRAIVEDRPDGTHANEATVKLWAKGERIVATAEGNGPVNALDRAMRVGLERIYPQLAKFELVDYKVRILEGRHGTESTTRVLITTSDGNNDWSTVGVGENVIAASWQALEDAYTYGLLRVGVDPAE is encoded by the coding sequence ATGACCACGGAGACCGACGCGAGCCCGCGTCCCGACGACAGCTTCCACGTCTTCGACACGACGCTGCGCGACGGGGCGCAGCGTGAGGGCATCAACCTCACCGTCGCGGACAAGCTGACCATCGCGCGGCACCTCGACGAGTTCGGCGTGGGCTTCATCGAGGGCGGCTGGCCCGGAGCCAACCCGCGTGACACGGAGTTCTTCGCCCGCGCCCGGCAGGAGATCGACTTCCGGCACGCGCGGCTCGTCGCCTTCGGCGCCACCCGCCGGGCCGGAGGCCGCGCCGCCGACGACCCGCAGGTCAAGGCGCTGCTCGACTCCGGCGCCCCGGTGATCACGCTCGTCGCCAAGGCGCACGACCGGCATGTCGAACTCGCCCTGCGCACCACCTTGGACGAGAACCTGGAGATGGTCCGCGACACCGTCGCCCACCTGCGCTCCCAGGGCCGCCGGGTCTTCGTCGACTGCGAGCACTTCTTCGACGGCTACAAGGCCGACCCGGTGTACGCCAAGGCGGTCGTCAGCGCCGCCCACGAGGCCGGCGCCGAGGTCGTCATCCTCTGCGACACCAACGGCGGCATGCTGCCCGCCCAGATCCAGGCCGTCGTCGCCACCGTCCTCGCCGACACGGGCGCCCGCCTGGGCATCCACGCCCAGGACGACACCGGCTGCGCCGTCGCCAACACCCTGGCCGCCGTCGACGCCGGCGCCACGCACGTCCAGTGCACCGCCAACGGCTACGGCGAGCGAGTGGGCAACGCCAACCTCTTCCCGGTCGTCGCGGCCCTGGAGCTCAAGTACGGCAAGTCCGTGCTGCCGCCGGGCGCGCTCGCCGAGATGACCCGGATCTCCCACGCCATCGCCGAGGTCGTCAACCTGACGCCCTCCACCCACCAGCCGTACGTCGGCGTCTCCGCCTTCGCCCACAAGGCCGGACTGCACGCGTCCGCCATCAAGGTCGACCCCGACCTCTACCAGCACATCGATCCCGAGCTGGTCGGCAACACCATGCGGATGCTCGTCTCGGACATGGCCGGACGCGCCTCCATCGAACTCAAGGGGAAGGAACTCGGCGTCGACCTCGGCGGCGACCGCGAACTCGTCGGCCGGGTCGTCGCGCGGGTCAAGGAGCGCGAGCTCCGCGGCTACACCTACGAGGCAGCGGACGCCTCCTTCGAGCTGCTGCTCCGCGAGGAGGCCGAGGGCAGGGCGCGCCGTTACTTCCGTACGGAGTCCTGGCGGGCGATCGTGGAGGACCGGCCGGACGGCACCCACGCCAACGAGGCCACGGTGAAGCTCTGGGCCAAGGGCGAGCGGATCGTCGCCACCGCCGAGGGCAACGGTCCCGTCAACGCCCTCGACCGTGCCATGCGGGTCGGCCTGGAGCGGATCTACCCGCAGCTCGCCAAGTTCGAGCTGGTGGACTACAAGGTCCGCATCCTGGAGGGGCGTCACGGCACGGAGTCCACGACCCGCGTCCTGATCACGACCAGCGACGGCAACAACGACTGGTCGACCGTCGGCGTCGGCGAGAACGTGATCGCCGCGTCCTGGCAGGCGCTGGAGGACGCGTACACGTACGGCCTGCTGCGGGTGGGGGTCGACCCGGCGGAGTAG
- the dnaN gene encoding DNA polymerase III subunit beta, with amino-acid sequence MEFRIDSAVLTDAVGWAARVLPARSSVPALGGLLLEARDDRLRVSGLDHEASARVDVAADVAREGRALVLGRRLLEICRVLPRGSVECAVEGARLSVDGGGARFGLSLLPLDDYPASPALPAFRGLVEAGAFAGAVGQVAVAAGRDDALPVLTGIRLALDGTTMTLAATDRYRYAVRTLEWRPEGGAPEGGAAGVTDVVVPARRLTEIARSLTASGPVRLAMDGGSIGFEQDGVRATTRLLDGRLPRHAKLFALGKHAVATTGLEPLTEAVKRVAVVAEGDSPVRLGFTAGTVRLQAGHEDDIASQCLPATLEGAESQTVAFNPAYLLDALGSFHTDTVSFRLLGPGQRALLTAGSGTSHRHLLMSVRAPLD; translated from the coding sequence ATGGAATTCCGCATCGACAGTGCCGTGTTGACCGACGCCGTGGGCTGGGCTGCTCGCGTGCTGCCCGCGCGCTCGTCCGTCCCCGCACTCGGCGGGCTGCTCCTGGAGGCGCGGGACGACCGGCTGCGCGTCTCGGGGCTGGACCACGAGGCATCCGCGCGGGTCGACGTGGCGGCGGACGTCGCCCGGGAGGGCCGCGCCCTGGTCCTGGGGCGGCGGTTGCTCGAAATCTGCCGGGTGCTCCCCCGGGGCTCGGTGGAGTGCGCCGTCGAGGGGGCACGACTGTCAGTGGACGGCGGCGGCGCCCGGTTCGGGCTCTCGCTGCTGCCGTTGGACGACTACCCCGCGTCGCCCGCGCTGCCCGCCTTCCGGGGCCTGGTGGAAGCCGGCGCGTTCGCCGGGGCGGTCGGCCAGGTGGCGGTGGCCGCGGGCCGGGACGACGCCCTGCCGGTGCTGACCGGCATCCGGCTCGCCCTGGACGGTACGACGATGACGCTGGCCGCCACCGACCGGTACCGCTACGCGGTGCGCACCCTGGAGTGGCGGCCCGAGGGCGGCGCCCCGGAGGGCGGGGCGGCCGGGGTCACCGATGTGGTGGTGCCCGCCCGGCGCCTGACCGAGATCGCCCGCTCGCTGACCGCGAGCGGGCCGGTGCGGCTGGCCATGGACGGCGGTTCGATCGGCTTCGAGCAGGACGGCGTCCGCGCCACCACCCGCCTCCTGGACGGCCGTCTCCCCCGCCACGCCAAGCTGTTCGCCCTCGGGAAGCACGCGGTCGCCACCACCGGCCTGGAGCCGCTGACCGAGGCGGTCAAGCGGGTCGCGGTGGTCGCGGAGGGCGACAGTCCGGTACGGCTCGGCTTCACCGCCGGGACCGTCCGTCTCCAGGCGGGCCACGAGGACGACATCGCCTCCCAGTGCCTGCCCGCCACCCTGGAGGGAGCGGAGTCGCAGACGGTGGCCTTCAACCCGGCGTACCTGCTGGACGCGCTGGGCTCCTTCCATACGGACACGGTGTCCTTCCGCCTCCTCGGCCCGGGGCAGCGTGCCCTGCTCACGGCGGGCTCCGGGACCTCCCACCGCCACCTGCTGATGTCGGTCCGGGCGCCTCTGGACTGA
- a CDS encoding YceI family protein translates to MGIFSRKNATATAVATLPVGPDLAALTGEYTIDPAHSSIGFTVRHAMVTNVRGTFGEHQGTLRLDGADPSASHASVDVTIASLDTGIADRDGHLRSGDFFDVERFPLMTFRSTQAARVGGDTYRVTGDLTIKDVTRPLTIDLEFNGAATDVYGNERVGFEGSAEILRSDWGLTWNAALETGGVMVSDKVKLTFDISAIKNAS, encoded by the coding sequence ATGGGCATCTTCAGCCGCAAGAACGCCACCGCCACCGCCGTCGCCACCCTCCCCGTCGGCCCGGACCTGGCCGCGCTGACCGGCGAGTACACGATCGACCCCGCCCACAGCAGCATCGGCTTCACGGTCCGGCACGCCATGGTCACCAACGTGCGCGGCACCTTCGGTGAGCACCAGGGAACGCTGCGGCTGGACGGCGCCGACCCGAGCGCCTCCCACGCCTCCGTCGATGTCACGATCGCCTCGCTCGACACCGGCATCGCCGACCGCGACGGCCACCTCAGGAGCGGCGACTTCTTCGATGTCGAGCGGTTCCCGCTGATGACCTTCCGCTCCACGCAGGCGGCGCGGGTGGGCGGCGACACCTACCGCGTCACCGGTGACCTCACCATCAAGGACGTCACCCGCCCGCTCACGATCGACCTGGAGTTCAACGGCGCGGCCACGGACGTCTACGGCAACGAGCGCGTCGGCTTCGAGGGCTCGGCCGAGATCCTCCGCTCCGACTGGGGTCTGACCTGGAACGCGGCGCTGGAGACCGGCGGCGTGATGGTCAGCGACAAGGTGAAGCTCACCTTCGACATCTCCGCGATCAAGAACGCCTCCTGA
- a CDS encoding TetR/AcrR family transcriptional regulator, with translation MDTIAARGLDGLTMAGLGREVGMSSGHLLYYFRTKDELLLQTLEWSEGRLGAERSALLSRPGTARERLAGYVDVYLPDGPRDPHWTLWLEVWNRSQNADADARVRQAAIEGAWHRDLVALLAEGISRGEFRAVDPDRFAARMRALLDGFSVHVAVGLPGTGREQVLEHVREFVEQSLLARP, from the coding sequence ATGGACACCATCGCGGCGCGCGGACTCGACGGGCTGACCATGGCCGGGCTCGGACGTGAGGTCGGCATGAGCAGCGGGCACCTGCTGTACTACTTCCGCACCAAGGACGAGCTGCTGCTGCAGACCCTGGAGTGGAGCGAGGGCCGCCTGGGCGCCGAACGCAGCGCACTGCTGTCCCGGCCCGGCACCGCCCGCGAGCGGCTCGCCGGATACGTCGACGTCTACCTGCCCGACGGCCCGCGCGATCCGCACTGGACTCTCTGGCTCGAGGTCTGGAACCGGTCCCAGAACGCCGACGCCGACGCCCGCGTCCGGCAGGCCGCCATCGAGGGGGCCTGGCACCGTGATCTGGTCGCCCTGCTCGCCGAGGGCATCTCGCGCGGCGAGTTCCGGGCCGTCGATCCGGACCGGTTCGCCGCCCGGATGCGCGCCCTGCTCGACGGATTCAGCGTCCACGTCGCGGTCGGCCTCCCCGGCACCGGGCGCGAACAGGTCCTGGAGCACGTGAGGGAGTTCGTCGAGCAGAGCCTGCTGGCGCGCCCCTGA
- a CDS encoding acyl-CoA carboxylase subunit beta → MTVVDQIPSEPTDARGRVAELHALREEARRGPSDRATEAQHAKGKLTARERIELLLDPGSFNEVEQLRRHRATGFGLEARKPYTDGVITGWGTVEGRTVFVYAHDFRIFGGALGEAHATKIHKIMDMAIASGAPLVSLNDGAGARIQEGVSALAGYGGIFQRNTRASGVIPQISVMLGPCAGGAAYSPALTDFVFMVRETSQMFITGPDVVKAVTGEEITQNGLGGADVHAETSGVAHFAYDDEETCIAEVRYLLSMLPQNNRENPPTVASEDPVDRRGDLLLDLVPADGNRPYDMRKVIEELVDEGDYLEIHERWARNIICALARLDGQVVGIVANQPQSLAGVLDIEASEKAARFVQMCDAFNIPIITLLDVPGFLPGVDQEHGGIIRHGAKLLYAYCNATVPRISLILRKAYGGAYIVMDSQSIGADLTYAWPTNEIAVMGAEGAANVIFRKQIAEAEDSEAMRARMVKEYKAELMHPYYAAERGLVDDVIDPAETREVLIRSLAMLRTKHADLPSRKHGNPPQ, encoded by the coding sequence ATGACCGTTGTGGACCAGATCCCGAGCGAGCCGACCGACGCCCGTGGCCGTGTGGCCGAGCTGCACGCCCTCCGCGAGGAGGCGCGGCGCGGACCGAGTGACCGGGCGACCGAGGCGCAGCACGCCAAGGGCAAGCTGACCGCTCGTGAGCGCATCGAGCTGCTGCTCGACCCTGGTTCCTTCAACGAGGTCGAGCAGCTGCGCCGGCACCGCGCCACGGGCTTCGGCCTGGAGGCGAGGAAGCCGTATACGGACGGTGTCATCACCGGCTGGGGCACGGTCGAGGGCCGCACGGTCTTCGTCTACGCCCACGACTTCCGGATCTTCGGCGGTGCGCTGGGCGAGGCCCACGCCACCAAGATCCACAAGATCATGGACATGGCCATCGCGTCCGGCGCCCCGCTGGTCTCGCTGAACGACGGCGCCGGAGCCCGGATCCAGGAGGGTGTCTCGGCGCTCGCCGGCTACGGCGGCATCTTCCAGCGCAACACCCGGGCCTCGGGCGTCATCCCGCAGATCTCGGTGATGCTCGGCCCGTGTGCGGGCGGCGCGGCCTACAGTCCGGCGCTCACGGACTTCGTGTTCATGGTCCGCGAGACCTCCCAGATGTTCATCACCGGCCCGGACGTCGTCAAGGCGGTCACCGGCGAGGAGATCACCCAGAACGGTCTGGGCGGCGCCGACGTGCACGCCGAGACCAGCGGCGTCGCGCACTTCGCGTACGACGACGAGGAGACCTGCATCGCCGAGGTGCGCTACCTCCTGTCGATGCTGCCGCAGAACAACCGGGAGAACCCGCCGACCGTCGCCTCCGAGGACCCGGTGGACCGTCGTGGGGACCTCCTGCTGGACCTGGTGCCGGCCGACGGCAACCGCCCCTACGACATGCGCAAGGTGATCGAGGAGCTCGTCGACGAGGGCGACTACCTGGAGATCCACGAGCGCTGGGCCCGCAACATCATCTGCGCCCTGGCCCGGCTCGACGGCCAGGTCGTGGGCATCGTCGCCAACCAGCCGCAGTCGCTGGCCGGTGTGCTGGACATCGAGGCGTCCGAGAAGGCCGCCCGCTTCGTTCAGATGTGCGACGCCTTCAACATTCCCATCATCACTCTTCTGGACGTACCCGGCTTCCTTCCGGGGGTCGACCAGGAGCACGGTGGAATCATCCGCCACGGCGCGAAGCTGCTGTACGCGTACTGCAACGCGACCGTGCCCCGGATCTCGCTGATCCTGCGCAAGGCGTACGGCGGTGCTTACATCGTGATGGACTCCCAGTCCATCGGCGCCGACCTGACGTACGCCTGGCCCACCAACGAAATCGCGGTGATGGGTGCGGAAGGTGCCGCCAACGTCATCTTCCGCAAGCAGATCGCCGAGGCCGAGGACTCCGAGGCCATGCGGGCCCGCATGGTCAAGGAGTACAAGGCCGAGCTGATGCACCCCTACTACGCCGCGGAGCGCGGTCTGGTCGACGACGTCATCGACCCCGCCGAGACGCGGGAGGTCCTGATCAGGTCCCTCGCCATGCTCCGCACCAAGCACGCCGACCTGCCGTCCCGCAAGCACGGCAACCCGCCTCAGTAA